In Bacteroidia bacterium, the following proteins share a genomic window:
- a CDS encoding DUF2807 domain-containing protein, which yields MHQTRTFILQHLKSFIYASIWCLLILGISSCKDTVEDCFKSTGSIAREERFVSDFDSIRLEDNVNIILIQDTLNKVIIEAGENLIPKIRSTVENRALILKNENHCNWVRKLNVPVNAYVHFKDISALNNLGVADITNQDTINIKGHAIDIRILGSGDIRLNGNFDWIYGRVLVSIGNLYLSGKSGGLELYCDGTSLVRAENLETQFASVETYLPGDVYVNAKEQLSAKIYWEGNVYYRNNPQIVYKKETSTGRLIQIP from the coding sequence TTGCATCAGACACGAACATTTATTTTGCAACACCTTAAATCCTTCATTTATGCCAGCATTTGGTGCCTCCTAATACTAGGTATATCTTCCTGCAAGGACACTGTGGAAGATTGCTTTAAAAGCACAGGAAGCATTGCCAGAGAAGAAAGATTTGTAAGTGATTTTGATAGTATTCGATTAGAGGACAATGTAAATATCATTCTTATTCAGGATACCTTGAATAAGGTAATAATTGAAGCCGGGGAAAATTTGATACCCAAAATCAGATCAACAGTGGAGAACAGGGCTTTGATTTTAAAAAATGAAAATCATTGTAATTGGGTTAGAAAGTTAAATGTTCCGGTAAATGCCTATGTTCATTTTAAGGATATATCTGCGCTTAATAATTTAGGAGTAGCAGACATTACCAATCAAGATACTATAAACATTAAGGGTCATGCCATTGATATTCGGATCTTAGGTAGTGGAGATATACGATTAAATGGCAATTTTGATTGGATCTACGGAAGAGTACTAGTTTCTATTGGAAACTTATATTTATCGGGCAAGTCGGGAGGTTTGGAACTATATTGCGACGGAACAAGTTTGGTAAGGGCTGAAAATTTAGAGACTCAATTTGCCTCAGTGGAAACCTATCTACCCGGCGATGTTTACGTGAATGCCAAGGAACAACTCAGTGCAAAGATTTATTGGGAAGGAAATGTATATTACCGGAACAATCCTCAAATAGTTTACAAAAAAGAAACATCAACCGGAAGGTTAATCCAAATCCCTTAA